In Legionella beliardensis, the following are encoded in one genomic region:
- a CDS encoding NAD(P)H-dependent glycerol-3-phosphate dehydrogenase, whose translation MKENTIAILGAGSWGTAVAIHLAHYGHRVMLWGHNPQHIMEMQHLRQNQRYLPAILFPDSLYPTLNLADCLDQAAITIIAVPSHAFADLLSQLDKPQNGLAWLTKGLDPSTNYLLSELVAKRWGESYPVAAIAGPSFAKEVATLLPTALTLAGNHLPLQKHLQSLLHQQNLRVYLSTDIIGVQLCGAVKNVLAIACGISDGLGFGANAKAALITRGLAEMSRLGLSLGAREETFIGLAGVGDLVLTCTDNQSRNRRFGLHLGQGVNLSEAESQIGQVVEGKYNATQVCNLARQYHVEMPICMQVEALLQNKVTPIQAVNNLMSRSARDESPC comes from the coding sequence ATGAAAGAAAATACGATTGCCATTTTGGGTGCAGGTTCGTGGGGGACTGCAGTAGCGATTCACTTAGCCCACTATGGACATCGTGTCATGTTGTGGGGGCATAACCCCCAACATATAATGGAAATGCAACACTTACGGCAAAATCAGCGTTATCTACCTGCAATCCTTTTTCCTGATTCATTATATCCTACTCTAAATTTAGCAGACTGCTTAGATCAGGCAGCAATTACTATAATAGCTGTGCCCTCACATGCTTTTGCTGACTTGTTAAGCCAGCTAGATAAGCCCCAAAATGGGCTTGCTTGGTTAACTAAAGGCCTTGATCCTAGCACTAATTATTTACTAAGCGAATTAGTTGCTAAGCGCTGGGGGGAATCATACCCAGTTGCAGCTATCGCAGGCCCTTCTTTTGCGAAAGAAGTAGCTACTTTACTGCCTACAGCACTAACATTGGCAGGCAACCATCTCCCTTTGCAAAAACACTTACAAAGCTTACTTCATCAACAAAATTTACGTGTTTACCTTAGTACGGATATTATTGGCGTCCAATTATGTGGTGCTGTTAAGAATGTGCTAGCCATTGCTTGCGGCATTAGTGATGGTTTGGGGTTTGGTGCTAATGCAAAAGCAGCTTTAATTACCAGAGGGCTCGCTGAGATGAGCCGCTTAGGCCTATCTTTAGGTGCTCGGGAAGAAACATTTATTGGTTTAGCTGGTGTTGGTGATTTAGTTTTAACCTGCACGGATAACCAATCCCGTAACCGTCGTTTTGGCTTACATTTAGGTCAAGGTGTAAACTTATCAGAAGCAGAAAGCCAAATTGGTCAAGTTGTTGAAGGAAAGTATAATGCTACCCAAGTGTGCAACTTAGCTCGGCAATATCATGTTGAAATGCCTATTTGTATGCAAGTAGAAGCACTATTACAAAATAAAGTTACTCCA